The genomic region GATATTCTATCAAGGTGTTGAGGTTGGGGTTCATAGACTTGATCTTTTTGTTGAAGATGAGATTGTGGTAGAGATTAAAACTGTTGAGGAGATAAGTGGGAAGTATTATAATCAGGTTAGATCATACATTAGAGCAGTGGATAAAGAAATAGGGTTACTGGTAAATTTCGCAGACTCCAGGATTGATGTCCGA from bacterium harbors:
- a CDS encoding GxxExxY protein, whose amino-acid sequence is IFYQGVEVGVHRLDLFVEDEIVVEIKTVEEISGKYYNQVRSYIRAVDKEIGLLVNFADSRIDVRRVEQEKV